In Fragaria vesca subsp. vesca linkage group LG1, FraVesHawaii_1.0, whole genome shotgun sequence, the sequence TCACCACACCACGACACATATATCTACAAATCTACAATGATCCATAGTTACAAGTCCGTCCCATAAACAACATGCACAAGCCTACCCTAACCAAATTTTACGCTTGAAACGAGCTACCTAATCTTAAGAGTAACGATACAACTTTTCCACCAATAATTAATCAAACCAATTACCCTTTTTCAACACTGCGTCCTAAAACCACCATACCATGTGTAAAAGCAATCCACCGTCATGTTCACAACCAAACAACACTGAAATGAAAACCCATAATCCCAACGAGTGACGCCACAAAAGTGGCACACCGACCATAACAAGACACTCAAACCCTCGCTCGATAAAACATATTCTTATTAAACCTAACCAAAACCAGAAAACACTCTGGCCCACCTCGGCAGTTTGCACATATAGTCATGCTGCCGCCTTCGTCTGACCACAACCTTTAACCGTCCAACCTCCACATCACTCCCTATAGAGGCAACACAACTTCCAATTCATATCTTCCACAAGTCGTACGCTTGCAAAGCAACCTTGATCGAGTCAAACCGATCCGTGCATAACAAAGTCATTACGACCTCTCCATCTTTGGTTGCTCCTATCCCCATGCTGCCACTCCACGTCGTTGAGGTGTTGATGACTCAACCAAGACGAAACAACGCATCATCAGTCTTATATGCACTCGAAACCGACCCAGTCATGATCTCTTCGTCCACCTCCTTATAACCTCCAACCGCACCGAAGAACCACCATCGATCTCATCCAACACTAGAGAATCTCGTCCAACGACGACGTCACCATACGCACTGTCCGACTGAGAGAGGAAAAAAAATTAGAAAACCCTAGTTTCGTCCGTGTTTTGTGGAGTAAAAGAAAAACTTAACAAATAAAACCACTTCTATAAGAGGGAGCTTCATTATAAAAGAAAAAGTTAAATGCCTCATTTTTTGTTCTATTTTGGAGAGATGAATAGATAGAGTCAACGGTACGACATATAATGGATTATTGACTAAATTGTGACAATTTTCTGCCCATTCACACAAATAGCAACCAAAATTAAAGTGTTGCAACAAAATAACATATGCAAACAAAAATGCAAAATGCAAATCAATCTTTACAAAAGGGCTATTTTAATTAAGTTTCAAAGATTGGGTTCCAACTTTGTAAATCCACCATTGCTCTTGTTACCATATGTCATTGTGACAATTTTCTGGTCATTCACACAAATAGCAACATAATTAAAGTGGTGCAACAAAATATCAATTGCCAACAAAAACGCAAATCAATCTTAATCTTCACAAAAGGGACTATTTAAATAAAGTTTCTAAAGATTGGGTTCCATCTTCGTAAATTCTCCATTACTCCATTTACTCCTATTACCATATGTCATGATTTTTTTTTTTTTTTTGGAGGGAAAAAAGAGTCAAGCCCCATCCATTAATTAACGATCTTACAAGATCAAACTTGAATGTCACGAATGCAGACCTAGTCTACCCAAATGCCAACCAACATCTGAAATAGACTAACAAAAGACCCAAAACAAAAAACAAAAAAGAAGAAAAAAAACCTTACCAGCAGATGCCGAATGGATCCACATTATTGACTAGCCAAATGCCTACTAAAGACTCAAAACATGCTAAGACATTACACGATTTAAAAGCAATCAACAAAGATGCTTGGGGCGTAGAGACCCACCATATGTCATTGATTTAAAAATGCCATCAAAGCTAAAGCTGTGCAAACTCAAGCGTACGTGGGATTTGCCTCATCAAACCTCATAAGAAGACCAGGTGGGAGCCTTTGCCAGCTTAGGTTGGGTTGGACGAGGCAGTTCCGCTTCATAAGCTACCAAATCTTTTCCAATTTTGAATGCGAAAATAATACCTTTTTGTAGGTATCGACACGAAAAGTGTTTACTGCATTATGAACACATTTCTACTGCTTAGAGCCGAGCACATACAAGATCATAGGATGCAATTGTATGCAGTGGCACTTCAGCAGTGTTTGGTTCAGGGGCAGAGCGGGTGGTATAAGCTGAGCCTCTACTATATTGTGCTTATAATTCTCAGGGAATTGGACCGGCCAGTCCCTAAAGAACAATTACTTCTTCTAAAATGGATTCAAGAACTAAGATACACATGAAATTAAAACTTATCTCATGGAGTAATTTTCTGGAAAATATGTGATACAGTAGTTAGATCACACTTGGTTCTACATTAAGTACAAGAATCTCTTCACAAGCTGCCCTCTTTACCAATAATAGGAACAATTTTCAGAACTGATCAATACCATGCTGCTTGTCCTGCAAGCCGATATGGAAGATTGTTTCTTGCAACCTCCCTAGCCCTAAAAAAGATACAGAAGATATTTAAGAAAACATCTAACAAATTTTCAGAAAGTGAGTTTTATTGAGTTCTTGTGCTGTCTTAACCATCATTAACTTCCGCAGTTCCTGCTTCTTTTTCTTCTCCGATTGCAGCATCCTTTGCTTGATCATCACTGGCTGGCTTCTCAGTCGCCAAGATGCGTCCACTCATAGGATCTACAGGCCGTGTGTCACGTGGCCCACCCTTACGTGCCATTGCCATCATTGGTGTTGGAGGTAACATTCCTGCCCTGAAAAGAATGCGCTGCACAGGATCTGAAGGCTGAGCTCCAACAGATAGCCAATACCTGCAGAAAGGGTGGATAAAGTGAGTGGATAGAGTACAGAATCACAAACTAAATTGCTAATTACTACTCCTACCAAAATAAAATTGGCAATTCTGTCAAATCAATGGTTGGCTAGGCTGGTGATTAAGTCATACACGTCTATTCATCTCCTTAGATACATAAACAAAGTTCACAACTGTTATATAACAGAAGGCATTAACTGCTACAAACAGTAATACTGAACAGAATAATGATCTTCAAGAAAACTTGTTTCTTCTCCTTCAAATTTTTAATAAATTTCCATTAACTAAGTTCAAGTTGATGTAGCTATAGTCTCAAATCTCGACTTTTCCATGAACCCAAGTCCCTCAATCTAACAGCTTGTTTAGAGACTTTGTTTTCAGTGAGCATACATGGGCCTAACGTATAGACTTGATCACTTTGAAGGGCACTAATACATATACTATGTGCCACACTTTACAACGCATATATTACTTCACAGCTTAAACGTAACAATCACATGATTGCGAGTATATAACTATATACAAAGAACATTAAGCAACCATATAATCAACTCAGAGTACATATTCAAAGTAAAATCTTAATGCAGTCATGACTTAGAATGCTGCCTCAAGTACTACAAAGAAAGCCGACCAAAAATCCTCCACAAATTGCTCTGAGTTAAACCCATCTTGAAGAAGAAAAAGAAGAGGGAAGAGAATAAGAAGAGGAGGAGGACTAGCAAGGTTTTAAAAAAAACGGTGAGGGTAATGCTTTGAAGGAACAACAAGAGAAGAGAAAGAAAAGGAGGAAAAGTTGAGATGAGTTTTAAGGATTTGATGAAGATTTCAATGGCCATCTTTTGGTCGGCCGGTTTAGGGTAATTCTATGTAGGATAGATAAGCTTCTGAAAATGATTGAAATACAAAGTCTTTTGTTACCAGTTAAGTTACTATCATCAATGATTCCTAATCACTTTGAGCCTCCGAAAAAAAAAGAGCCATATAGTTACGAACCTCATCAAATACATATGAGGATTATGAGATTATCTATTACGTTTAGGGATTAAAGCCGCAGCATCGCTCAGTTCATTTTGCTAGTTATATTCAGGAAGCTAGTACAGTAGCACCTCCAAAACAACAATGAAACAAACTAATCGGTACATCAAAGAAGATCACTTACTTCACTCTATCGAAGTTCAGACCCATTCTTTTACCCCCATCTTGGCCTGCACAAAATCACACATACTTCAAACAATCAGCACCTCACAAAATCACACTAACCAGATACAAAAGCATCAATCTTTCTCTCAATTCCAAAACCTATAATCATTTCTTGCACAACCAAACACAGCCATTCCAATTTTCATTCAGAGTCCATGAAATTCATCTCTACCAATATCTACACCAAAATTTCTACATTTCTTTATCAAAAAGTACCAAAACCCTATAAGAAACCTAATTGAACAAACCTGGCAAGGGATTGTAATAACCCAAAACCTCAAGATGCTTGCCGTCTCTCGGAGATCGGCTATCGGCCGCCATGACCCTGTAAAACGGCCGGTTCTTGCATCCGAACCTCGCTAATCGGATCCTCACCACCATTTTCACTCCTCTCCCCAAAAGATTAAACCACTCTATCTCAGTATCACTAGGGTTTAAGCTTTGCTCTGTAGAAATCAGAACGCCCGGATCCGAAAAAGCTATGTTATATTAATGATTTGGGCCTAAAGATATTACATTGATTTGGGCTCAAAACCCGGCCCACGACCCGGTTTAGTCGTCGTGTCCAGTTGGCGGTTAACGCCTAAAACCCTTGTCTATAGGTTTTCGGACTCAGAAAAGCTCCGAATTTCTGGTAATAATGGAAAAACCCGCCGAAACCCTAACGTCTTTCCCTCCGCACCGTCGGCGAAGGCTGAAGAGCGAAACGCACCGTATTCTGGTTCGGATTCTATCTCACTGCTACGACGTGTCGCAGCTCCCAGACCAAAATGTACCTCCGGAGCTTAATCAAGGTGATTTGAACTCAATCTCAGTCTTTGATTCTGTAAATTTACTGAGAAAATCGAATTTGACTCGGTGAAAAGTTTGAATCTTTATCACTTCGTGTGATTTAGCTAATTTTAGGTTTAGATTAACTTTTTGTTACTGATTTTGTGTTGTTGAATTTGATTTAAGATAATGGGAGTAATGAATTGGAGGAAGCGACTGGAAAGGAAGGGGGTGGGAATGTTGAATTCGGTGAGCCGGATGGTGTGGAGTGCGATGATTCGGCAGCTCGGCAAGAATTGGTGGCTAATGAGAGGTGTGACGCTGATGGTTCGCGAGAGCTAAATGATCAGATAGAGGATTTCTTCAGTGTGGATGGACAGATGGACGCGATGGACTTTGGGGTTGATTTCGGAGATTTGGAGCTTGGTCCTGGGGAAACGCTGATGGATGAGCTGGAGAAAATTGTGAATGGAAGTGATGACAATACTCCGAAACCGTCAACCGGATCAGGGATTGCGAATGGTAAGGTTGAGTTGTTGAGTAACCAAGAACAATGTGAGGACTTGAGACTTAATGCTACAGTTGGACTGGAAAATGCAGATCAAGTGGTGATTGGTGAAATTCAGAATGGAGGAGAGTCTAATGAACGGACGCATTCCGTGTTGAAGAGTAGCGCATTGGATGTAGAGCCTATAATCCAACAGAAAGAAATGGAGACTTCTGTGTCTGCTGGTGGTGCAGAGGAATCTCTTATTCCCATTACTGAAGTTGCACAGTTCAAGGCGCCAGAGCACTTCAGTCAAGATGTACCTGGAACCTTTGGTTTCTCTTTGGACAAAAACATGGTTGGCGATGCTTCCAAGCCTAGTGGGAGCAGAGGTAAAAGTTTGTCTCAGATAGCTAATGATTTGGAAGAAGAGCATGAAATGCTGCCAAAGGAAAACAAAATGGAAATGCTTTGCACTAGAAATGCTGTGAATTCTCCCAACCATATGAGCGATGTGGAAGAGGGAGAAATTTCTGATGATGAGGGGATGGATGACAGATCGACGGATATGATTTTGCATGATGCAGTTAGGTCTGAGGAAAACAATGAAGTTCAAATACTCAAAGATGTCGACGATCCAAGCTCTGGCAAGGAAGCACTTGTCAAAGAATTTGACTCCAGTTCCTTTCTGAGTAGCATTGCTGACAATGTCCAAAGTCCTAGAGGAGAGGAAATCAGAGAAAGTAGAACTAAGACAATTGGCAGACCTGGAGTTGTCCAGGGGAAAACTATGGAAGCTATAAAGGAAGGGGGCTATGATCCTGTGCTAGAAAGTCGAAGAATTGAAGAGAAATATAGCGGAATTGTGAGGGGTATCTGCTTTCCCGAAGCTTGTACTAATAATCAAGCATCACATGAAAAAATCTCAGAGAACAATGAAGCTGGAAGCTGCGGAACAACATATGAAGATGAGGTATATCTTTGACTTTCATAGTTTGTTTCCTTTCATGGCACGGTTCATTTTGAAACATGTTAATACTTAATACACCATCGTGATTCTCTTAAGCTTTTGTTTGAGCAGAAATTCATACATCCTCCATGTTGCTCTTTCTTATGGATTGGGAGCCAGCTCTCACTTCAAATGCATTATCTTTAGGTGTAGTTCACATACATTCTCCATAGAGATTTGACTTCTTCTCTATCGCAGTCAATATCCTATATGGTAGTCTAGTATTATAAGTGCTTAGTAACTCGTTATGGAAAAGAATTGCAATAGAAACTCAAATTTTGCAGACTCAAAGGTTG encodes:
- the LOC101302101 gene encoding 28S ribosomal protein S16, mitochondrial-like, which translates into the protein MVVRIRLARFGCKNRPFYRVMAADSRSPRDGKHLEVLGYYNPLPGQDGGKRMGLNFDRVKYWLSVGAQPSDPVQRILFRAGMLPPTPMMAMARKGGPRDTRPVDPMSGRILATEKPASDDQAKDAAIGEEKEAGTAEVNDGLGRLQETIFHIGLQDKQHGIDQF
- the LOC101303749 gene encoding uncharacterized protein LOC101303749, with amino-acid sequence MEKPAETLTSFPPHRRRRLKSETHRILVRILSHCYDVSQLPDQNVPPELNQDNGSNELEEATGKEGGGNVEFGEPDGVECDDSAARQELVANERCDADGSRELNDQIEDFFSVDGQMDAMDFGVDFGDLELGPGETLMDELEKIVNGSDDNTPKPSTGSGIANDQVVIGEIQNGGESNERTHSVLKSSALDVEPIIQQKEMETSVSAGGAEESLIPITEVAQFKAPEHFSQDVPGTFGFSLDKNMVGDASKPSGSRGKSLSQIANDLEEEHEMLPKENKMEMLCTRNAVNSPNHMSDVEEGEISDDEGMDDRSTDMILHDAVRSEENNEVQILKDVDDPSSGKEALVKEFDSSSFLSSIADNVQSPRGEEIRESRTKTIGRPGVVQGKTMEAIKEGGYDPVLESRRIEEKYSGIVRGICFPEACTNNQASHEKISENNEAGSCGTTYEDEGDAGASKKRKRPSKEKKQRKKAKERKKRAEMNRKQGVNRLKLHCIEKPKTVVFCRHYIAGRCHESDKCKFSHDTVPLTKSKPCCHFARHSCLKGDDCPFDHQLSKYPCDNFVKNGSCIRGDRCLFSHKILSKEEGATATSKPELVTPSVRGSSRSAQVKIGSPSQKNSHALPHSTGTHSHNNTELIMARTLLEQPTMSTKEFSFLSTGKPSLVHSNMSQQGVSAPDRNTGAKARNLMQQSPSSSILNTKDNIMTTPPAVTPKGINFLSFGKASPDGSIGKNQNHHQTSQGVSETVQNFNTAPKVIQPAQPKAADFLSVGKVPMADSSCGNPFKLTSTSDNGNSTCFGEGKSVFDNPQISSAISSRLLPSPLTSGQSSDYTASRFKDTVNQRALCSTLAFAAKYESKKTNQSFGSTFTQVDRETKQNDSGKVFNILDFLSSISSTTKQ